One Setaria italica strain Yugu1 chromosome I, Setaria_italica_v2.0, whole genome shotgun sequence DNA window includes the following coding sequences:
- the LOC101766682 gene encoding uncharacterized protein LOC101766682, whose translation MHQCTTPVARQPLKASRHFGSGSATRRSPSNTRAARAPIIAITRRAHAHTHTGELCSRASELIHRTIMARAFRAASPLPLPSSRGAAAAVTSGGGRGNFPWLTKKSSSNKPAPQRGGPSDGQESKGEEPADGSSAEQSPSRKRADALARLRAAFLAAITHRRRRRQLGSCVTGTIFGRRRGRVHVALQTDPRSAPVLLVEMAAYSTGALVREMSSGLVRLALECEKTPLAAGEKRRGLLEEPTWRAYCNGRKCGFAVRRECGADEWRVLGAVEPVSVGAGVLPDDVSGAAAGAAEGDLMYMRARFERVVGSRDSEAFYMMNPDGSGGPELSIYLLRV comes from the exons atGCACCAGTGCACCACCCCGGTTGCCCGCCAACCTCTTAAAGCGTCTCGGCACTTCGGCTCCGGCTCGGCCACTAGGAGAAGCCCATCAAATActcgcgccgcgcgcgcgcccatTATTGCCATCACGCGCCGCGCGcacgcacacacgcacacaGGGGAGCTGTGCTCAAGAGCTAGCGAGCTTATCCATCGCACCATCATGGCGAGAGCCTTCCGCGCGGcctccccgctgccgctcccgagctcgaggggcgccgccgccgccgtgacgagcggcggcgggagggggaaCTTCCCGTGGCTGACCAAGAAGAGCTCGAGCAATAAGCCGGCGCCGCAGCGCGGCGGCCCGAGCGACGGACAGGAGAGCAAGGGCGAGGAGCCCGCCGACGGGTCCTCCGCCGAGCAGTCGCCGTCGAGGAAGCGCGCGGACGCGCTGGCGCGGCTACGGGCGGCGTTCCTGGCGGCGATCacgcaccggcgccggcgccggcagctgGGCTCCTGCGTCACGGGCACCATCttcgggcggcgccgcgggcgcGTGCACGTGGCGCTGCAGACGGACCCGCGCTCCGCGCCCGTGCTGCTCGTCGAGATGGCCGCCTACTCCACCGGCGCGCTCGTCAGGGAGATGTCCTCCGGCCTCGTGCGCCTCGCGCTCGAGTGCGAGAAgacgccgctcgccgccg GGGAGAAGCGGCGGGGGTTGCTCGAGGAGCCGACGTGGCGCGCCTACTGCAACGGGCGCAAGTGCGGGTTCGCGGTGCGCCGGGAGTGCGGCGCGGACGAGTGGCGGGTGCTGGGCGCGGTGGAGCCCGTCTCCGTGGGCGCCGGCGTGCTCCCGGACGAcgtctccggcgccgccgccggcgccgctgagGGCGACCTGATGTACATGCGCGCCAGGTTCGAGCGGGTGGTGGGTTCCAGGGACTCGGAGGCGTTCTACATGATGAACcccgacggcagcggcggccccgAGCTCAGCATCTACCTGCTACGGGTCTGA